The following proteins are encoded in a genomic region of Candidatus Methylospira mobilis:
- the rlmD gene encoding 23S rRNA (uracil(1939)-C(5))-methyltransferase RlmD: MSRRPTSKPLPTQPVNAAITSFAHDGRGVAHVNGKATFIHGALPGEEVDFVYTGIHRDYDEGRVDAVHMASPDRVEPHCAHYGICGGCSLQHLGPEAQVAAKQALLQDQLQRIGKVEPASLLPPLTCPVWGYRQKARLSVKYVAKKGRVLVGFRERASPLLAALDHCPVLHPDMGTRLLELGDVLIKLSVRDRVPQLEVAIGEAEGRALIIRLLAELTEEDREILRAYEPASGFTIYLQRQGPDSVQALSPEKAPPLFYSLPDHDLRFEFLPNDFTQVNFQINRLMVERVLALLDLQPSDKVLDLYCGLGNFTLPMARQAQHVTGVEGSKVSVERARHNALLNGGGNVEFHVADLATPQDKSPWAQSRYDKALLDPSRAGAFEILQYMKNWQPSRVVYVSCNPSTLARDAGYLVNELGYRLAAAGIMDMFPHTSHVESLAVFEK; this comes from the coding sequence ATGTCAAGACGCCCAACCAGCAAACCCCTGCCCACCCAACCCGTAAACGCCGCGATCACCTCCTTTGCCCATGACGGGCGTGGGGTGGCGCACGTCAACGGCAAGGCCACTTTTATTCATGGCGCGCTGCCGGGAGAAGAAGTCGATTTTGTTTACACCGGCATCCATCGCGACTACGACGAAGGGCGCGTCGACGCCGTGCATATGGCGTCGCCCGACCGCGTCGAGCCGCATTGCGCGCATTACGGCATCTGCGGCGGCTGCAGCCTGCAGCACCTCGGCCCGGAGGCCCAGGTTGCGGCCAAACAGGCGTTGCTGCAGGATCAATTGCAACGCATCGGCAAGGTCGAACCTGCATCGCTATTGCCGCCGTTGACCTGCCCGGTCTGGGGATACCGTCAAAAAGCGCGTTTGAGCGTCAAATACGTGGCGAAAAAGGGCCGCGTGCTGGTCGGTTTTCGCGAACGCGCGTCGCCGTTGCTGGCGGCGCTGGACCATTGCCCGGTCTTGCATCCCGACATGGGAACGCGCTTGCTGGAGCTGGGCGATGTGCTGATAAAACTGAGCGTCCGAGACCGCGTTCCGCAACTGGAGGTCGCAATAGGCGAAGCAGAAGGCCGCGCCTTGATCATCCGGCTATTGGCCGAGTTGACGGAGGAAGACCGGGAAATACTGCGCGCATACGAACCGGCATCGGGATTTACCATTTACCTGCAGCGCCAGGGACCGGATTCGGTTCAGGCATTATCACCGGAAAAAGCGCCGCCCCTGTTTTATTCCCTGCCCGATCATGATCTGCGCTTCGAGTTTTTACCGAACGATTTCACCCAGGTCAATTTTCAGATCAACCGCCTGATGGTCGAACGCGTTCTGGCGCTGCTGGATTTGCAACCCTCTGACAAAGTGCTCGATCTGTATTGCGGCCTGGGCAACTTTACCTTGCCGATGGCGCGGCAGGCGCAGCATGTCACCGGCGTGGAGGGCAGCAAGGTTTCCGTTGAGCGCGCCCGGCACAATGCGCTGCTGAACGGGGGCGGCAATGTCGAATTTCATGTTGCCGACCTGGCAACGCCCCAGGATAAATCGCCATGGGCGCAATCCCGTTACGACAAGGCATTGCTCGATCCTTCGCGCGCCGGCGCGTTCGAAATTCTTCAGTATATGAAAAACTGGCAACCGTCGCGCGTGGTGTATGTCTCATGCAACCCGTCGACTTTGGCGCGAGATGCGGGTTATCTGGTAAACGAGCTGGGTTACCGTCTGGCGGCGGCCGGCATCATGGACATGTTTCCGCATACCTCGCATGTGGAATCGCTGGCGGTGTTTGAAAAATGA
- the cysM gene encoding cysteine synthase CysM produces MNYPTLESCIGNTPLVRLQRLPGVTSNTLLVKLEGNNPAGSVKDRPAFSMIQRAEQRGDIKPGDRLIEATSGNTGIALAMAAAIKGYRMTLIMPDNMSSERRATMKVFGAEIIQTPASGSMEAAIDLARKLEQEGYGRILDQFSNPDNPEAHYEGTGPEIWRDTQGTITHFVSSMGTTGTIMGTSRYLKQMNPAVQVVGVQPEGDSKIPGIRRWPEEYLPKIYEAFRVDRIMDMSQEEAEETTRQLAAQEGIFAGVSSGGTVAAALRLSRERENATIVSIICDRGDRYLSTGIFPD; encoded by the coding sequence ATGAATTATCCCACTCTGGAGTCCTGCATCGGCAACACTCCGTTGGTGCGGCTGCAGCGTTTGCCGGGCGTCACCAGCAACACACTGCTGGTTAAACTGGAAGGCAATAACCCCGCCGGCTCCGTCAAGGACAGGCCGGCGTTCAGCATGATACAGCGCGCCGAACAGCGCGGCGATATTAAGCCGGGCGATCGGCTGATCGAGGCTACCAGCGGCAATACCGGCATCGCGCTGGCAATGGCGGCGGCGATCAAGGGCTATCGGATGACGCTGATCATGCCGGACAACATGAGCTCCGAGCGCCGCGCCACAATGAAGGTTTTTGGAGCGGAAATCATACAGACGCCGGCATCCGGAAGCATGGAGGCGGCAATCGACCTGGCCAGAAAGCTGGAACAGGAAGGGTATGGACGCATACTGGACCAATTCTCCAACCCCGATAATCCCGAAGCGCATTATGAAGGAACCGGGCCGGAAATCTGGCGCGATACCCAGGGAACGATAACGCATTTCGTCAGTTCCATGGGCACCACCGGCACCATTATGGGGACGTCGCGTTATCTGAAACAGATGAACCCCGCAGTACAGGTAGTGGGAGTGCAGCCGGAGGGAGACTCGAAGATTCCGGGCATACGGCGCTGGCCTGAAGAATATCTGCCGAAAATCTACGAAGCGTTCCGCGTGGACCGCATTATGGACATGAGCCAGGAAGAAGCGGAGGAAACCACGCGGCAACTGGCGGCGCAGGAAGGCATTTTTGCCGGCGTATCGTCGGGCGGCACCGTTGCCGCTGCGTTAAGACTTTCGCGCGAACGGGAAAACGCCACCATCGTTTCGATTATTTGCGACCGTGGAGACAGATATCTTTCTACTGGAATTTTTCCTGATTGA
- a CDS encoding NlpC/P60 family protein produces the protein MHAQACARRHWITALLLLIAANGCNSSPKHRHAAADNTTAAEENSYVSPYRAVFQLPAADVETGLNRSPWSDDQEQSTVPAQAWYDRETRRKWGSWGPPQRRYPEAPEWSSRPVRWLQERVLRTALRYQGLSYQHHHIPAWDPPEDWPWKKVKSGHAGPGLDCSNYTGFVYNYALGVKMSTGIREQATMTQIAGPGDSGVMPVQRIEKQDYDTTVKQLQPADLLYIRNNSGNLAHVIMWLGDVGVSPDGTPLVIDSTGSGHKDSQGNVIPDGVQIRPFSRDSWYWHDFDHAHRIVTELNRAAHGPIPDLPEGGADEVEATGK, from the coding sequence ATGCATGCCCAAGCCTGCGCCCGCCGCCACTGGATAACGGCGCTTCTGCTGCTGATTGCCGCAAACGGCTGCAACAGCAGCCCCAAACATCGCCATGCCGCCGCAGATAATACTACCGCAGCCGAGGAAAACAGCTATGTTTCGCCTTACCGGGCCGTATTTCAGCTACCGGCAGCGGATGTCGAAACCGGTCTGAACCGCAGTCCGTGGAGCGACGATCAGGAACAATCCACTGTCCCGGCGCAAGCCTGGTACGACCGCGAAACGCGGCGTAAATGGGGTTCATGGGGGCCTCCGCAACGCCGCTACCCCGAGGCGCCGGAGTGGTCCTCGCGTCCGGTGCGCTGGCTGCAGGAACGCGTATTGCGAACCGCTCTTCGCTACCAGGGGCTATCCTACCAGCACCATCATATTCCGGCCTGGGACCCGCCCGAGGATTGGCCGTGGAAAAAGGTTAAATCCGGCCATGCCGGGCCGGGACTGGATTGCAGCAACTACACGGGCTTTGTCTACAACTACGCCCTCGGCGTCAAAATGAGCACCGGCATACGCGAACAAGCGACCATGACGCAAATCGCCGGACCCGGAGACTCCGGTGTAATGCCGGTGCAGCGCATAGAAAAGCAGGATTACGACACCACGGTCAAACAACTGCAGCCGGCCGACCTGCTCTATATCCGTAACAACAGCGGCAATCTTGCCCACGTCATCATGTGGCTGGGCGATGTCGGCGTATCTCCCGACGGAACGCCGCTGGTCATAGACAGCACCGGTTCCGGCCATAAGGACAGCCAGGGCAACGTCATACCGGACGGCGTACAAATCAGGCCTTTCAGCCGGGATAGCTGGTATTGGCACGATTTCGACCATGCGCATCGCATCGTCACCGAACTAAACCGTGCGGCACACGGCCCGATTCCCGACCTGCCCGAAGGCGGAGCGGATGAAGTGGAAGCGACGGGGAAGTAA